Proteins found in one Paenibacillus wynnii genomic segment:
- the hfq gene encoding RNA chaperone Hfq — protein MNKSINIQDTFLNQLRKENIPATVYLTNGFQIRGIIKAFDNFTIVIDSDGRQQMVYKHAISTFTPQRSVSLMQDSGNNE, from the coding sequence ATGAACAAGTCCATTAACATCCAAGATACGTTCTTGAACCAACTGCGTAAAGAGAATATCCCTGCTACAGTATATTTAACCAACGGCTTCCAGATCCGGGGGATTATTAAAGCGTTCGATAATTTTACAATTGTTATTGATAGTGACGGACGCCAGCAAATGGTGTACAAGCATGCCATTTCAACATTTACTCCGCAACGCAGTGTATCTTTGATGCAGGACAGCGGGAATAACGAGTAA
- a CDS encoding putative amidoligase domain-containing protein, translating into MNEGYHVFDALSLEQRQQRLLRSGVEAALTQQSKLMLRDGMEGDIGLSALVPANVISTNARHRLRYKVYIYNLTVLRILPFRTGAGMKGLTFTPGSDESVEPPERRGLNKLLEGVAVRALYSVGLDSGEVLLLSKGDRRYVVEEITPLKEQSGEPLPEPYRTAEQTLERILALELPGRPGMMMGMDPEFLLQRGAAGRVVPASLYLPTDGVAGCDAGPPGTRGTFPVAELRPRPRGSPRALLAQLMSAAATADRLIADRSLAWRAGGMPLRGWALGGHLHFSGVTLTAPLLRALDNYLALPLLLLEDARAASRRPRYGVLGDFRYQPHGGFEYRTLPSFLVSPVVAKGAVYLAHLIVSRYEDLPLRPLDREDLHAAYYRGDKPPLRAAFAPLKGQLRALGGYELAARYIEPLFRYIDEGKTWNEARDIRGLWCAKEAP; encoded by the coding sequence ATGAATGAAGGATACCACGTGTTTGATGCTTTGTCGCTGGAGCAAAGACAACAGCGGCTGCTTCGCAGCGGGGTTGAGGCTGCATTAACTCAGCAGAGCAAGCTGATGTTAAGGGATGGTATGGAAGGTGATATCGGATTATCCGCATTGGTTCCTGCAAATGTTATCTCTACGAATGCAAGGCATAGGTTGCGTTATAAAGTATACATATACAATCTGACGGTACTTAGGATCCTTCCGTTTCGGACTGGAGCAGGAATGAAGGGGCTAACTTTCACACCCGGTTCAGACGAGTCTGTTGAACCTCCCGAACGCCGCGGGTTGAACAAGCTGCTCGAGGGTGTGGCTGTCCGTGCTTTGTACAGCGTGGGTCTCGACAGCGGTGAGGTTCTGCTGCTCTCCAAGGGGGACCGCAGGTATGTGGTGGAGGAGATTACTCCGCTTAAGGAGCAATCGGGTGAACCCTTGCCTGAGCCCTACCGCACAGCGGAGCAGACTTTAGAACGGATTCTGGCCCTCGAGCTCCCCGGACGGCCGGGGATGATGATGGGCATGGATCCGGAGTTCCTGCTCCAGCGGGGCGCTGCCGGCCGAGTCGTGCCGGCGTCCCTGTACTTGCCGACGGACGGCGTCGCTGGCTGCGACGCCGGACCTCCGGGAACGCGTGGCACGTTCCCGGTCGCGGAGCTGCGCCCCCGGCCGCGCGGTTCCCCGCGCGCGCTGCTGGCGCAGCTGATGTCCGCCGCAGCCACGGCGGACCGGCTCATCGCCGACCGCTCGCTGGCTTGGCGGGCGGGAGGCATGCCGCTGCGGGGCTGGGCCCTCGGCGGCCACCTGCACTTTAGCGGCGTGACGCTGACGGCGCCGCTGCTGCGCGCGCTCGACAACTACCTCGCGCTGCCCCTACTGCTGCTGGAGGACGCCCGGGCAGCTTCCCGGCGTCCGCGTTACGGCGTGCTCGGCGATTTCCGGTACCAGCCGCATGGCGGCTTCGAGTACCGGACCCTGCCGAGCTTCCTGGTGTCTCCGGTCGTCGCCAAGGGGGCAGTCTATCTAGCTCACCTAATCGTGAGCCGGTATGAAGACCTGCCCCTCCGTCCGCTCGACAGGGAAGACCTGCATGCCGCCTACTATCGCGGCGACAAACCCCCGCTCCGCGCGGCCTTCGCTCCGCTCAAAGGCCAACTGCGAGCCTTAGGCGGCTATGAACTCGCCGCCCGCTACATAGAACCTCTTTTCCGCTATATCGACGAAGGTAAAACATGGAACGAAGCCCGTGACATCCGCGGACTCTGGTGTGCCAAAGAAGCGCCGTGA
- a CDS encoding class I SAM-dependent methyltransferase — translation MIISTGSNPIPEIVERAQSLADRLEVEYKPRGTLSLTKLVERYQDQEVLVVLQEAVRLLRPGMPPMQFHPSMGFVRAKRVIKGERDPMLDAAGMEPGDSVLDCTAGLGTDSLLFAVYGGEASEVTAIESSLPLYGLLLEGMSHYITGNEKVNAAFRRINLVHSDHLDYLRSQPDNSVDIVYFDPMFRQPLTDSAAISPLRQFANGAALSPESVSEAVRIARKAVLLKEKSLSGEFIRLGFSELLRSNSKTSYGVIQIDN, via the coding sequence ATGATTATATCTACGGGTAGTAACCCGATACCGGAAATTGTGGAACGTGCGCAGTCACTTGCGGATCGGTTAGAAGTTGAATATAAACCGCGCGGAACCCTTTCCTTAACCAAGCTGGTAGAACGTTATCAGGACCAGGAGGTGCTGGTTGTGCTGCAAGAAGCTGTGCGGCTTCTGCGGCCTGGAATGCCACCTATGCAATTTCACCCGAGTATGGGGTTTGTTCGGGCAAAACGGGTAATAAAAGGCGAACGTGACCCAATGCTAGATGCAGCCGGTATGGAGCCGGGAGATAGTGTGCTGGACTGCACGGCTGGCCTCGGAACGGATTCTCTTCTGTTTGCCGTTTATGGCGGTGAAGCCTCTGAGGTTACCGCTATCGAGAGTTCACTTCCGCTTTATGGACTCTTGTTGGAAGGGATGAGCCATTATATTACCGGGAATGAGAAAGTGAATGCTGCTTTTCGCCGGATCAACCTTGTACATAGTGATCATTTGGACTATTTGAGATCACAGCCGGACAACAGTGTGGACATTGTCTATTTTGATCCGATGTTCCGCCAGCCTTTAACGGATTCAGCGGCTATTTCTCCTTTACGTCAGTTTGCTAATGGTGCTGCTTTGTCCCCTGAGAGTGTGTCTGAAGCCGTGAGAATTGCCCGTAAAGCAGTGCTGTTGAAGGAAAAAAGTCTAAGCGGTGAATTTATAAGGCTGGGTTTTTCCGAGCTGCTGCGCAGTAATTCCAAAACTTCGTACGGGGTGATACAAATTGACAACTGA
- the mutS gene encoding DNA mismatch repair protein MutS codes for MAQYTPMIQQYLRVKEGAKDAFLFFRLGDFYEMFFEDAILASKELEITLTGREGGTEDKIPMCGVPHHAAEGYIQRLIEKGYKVAICEQLEDAATTKGMVRRDIVRVVTPGTVMDGKILSEKSNNYLVCVTETDGMMALTACDLTTGELYVTSVLSGAEWLRDEIGIYEPAEIIGDAALLDSIRGEALFGAKPVVYTPWEKRDEESARRQFGEAAWVRLEKERGQCLALLISYLGETQRRSLGQLSQISPYEPGNYMILDPFTRRNLELTETVRERSKKGSLLWLLDRTETSMGARLLRRRIDKPLLQRSPIERRLEAVDYLYNQFIVREDLRLALKEIYDLERLTGRIAFGSANGRDMNALKLSLAQIPTLKEMCMGSGSATLKEIGSSMDECAELREDIERAIVEEAPVSIRDGGIIRAGYHARLDELREASSNGKRWIAELEAKERLATGIKSLKIGYNKIFGYYIEITRSHLASLPEGRYERKQTLANAERFVTPELKEKEALILEAQDKMTDLEYSLFTELRDRLSAQIPRLQNLAEKVAEIDVYQCLAAVSAEYRFVKPKLSDGYDLAIENGRHPVVEAVLKDSAFIANGSTLSKGEGNILLITGPNMAGKSTYMRQVALITILAQIGCFVPAASAEIPLIDRIFTRIGAADDLIGGQSTFMVEMADIQVMTEKATPRSLIIIDELGRGTSTSEGMAIAQAVIEYVHDTIACKALVSTHFHELAHLEESLTGLRNYSMAVQESGDKVNFLRKLVPGAADSSYGIYCARLAGLPEGIIDRAYGLLQEIEHASPVGAGPRVYTEGQERKSVMSETFPSVPYGRSVQEAAGSSTGLINEEVSTIIESAAKAAYAEAAAASHPSLPSTIEDEGLGVVQLSIFGEEEPRRNRKGGAITPASTAAHESAVVQENPFMKQIIAAVKDADLMNMTPLQAMGLLNDLKMKARDL; via the coding sequence ATGGCACAATATACGCCGATGATACAGCAATATTTACGAGTAAAGGAAGGGGCCAAGGATGCCTTTCTCTTTTTCCGTTTGGGAGATTTCTATGAAATGTTCTTTGAAGATGCGATATTGGCCTCCAAAGAGCTTGAAATTACATTGACCGGCCGCGAAGGCGGAACTGAGGACAAGATCCCTATGTGCGGAGTTCCGCATCATGCTGCCGAGGGATATATTCAGCGACTGATTGAAAAAGGATACAAGGTAGCCATCTGTGAGCAACTTGAAGATGCCGCGACGACCAAAGGAATGGTACGGCGGGACATCGTACGTGTGGTTACTCCAGGCACAGTGATGGACGGCAAGATTCTTTCGGAGAAATCCAATAATTATCTGGTATGTGTTACTGAAACTGATGGCATGATGGCGCTGACAGCCTGCGATTTAACCACAGGTGAGCTATATGTAACATCAGTACTCTCGGGGGCGGAATGGCTCCGCGATGAGATTGGCATTTATGAGCCTGCAGAGATTATCGGGGATGCAGCTTTATTGGACAGTATTCGCGGTGAAGCTCTATTTGGAGCAAAGCCCGTTGTATATACACCTTGGGAGAAACGGGATGAGGAGTCTGCACGGCGGCAATTTGGAGAAGCGGCTTGGGTACGGCTAGAGAAAGAGCGGGGCCAATGCTTAGCGCTTTTAATCTCCTATTTGGGTGAAACGCAGCGCCGATCACTGGGACAATTAAGCCAGATTTCTCCTTATGAGCCGGGGAACTATATGATTCTCGATCCGTTTACCCGCCGCAATTTAGAGCTTACTGAAACCGTTCGTGAGCGTTCCAAAAAAGGTTCACTGCTCTGGCTGCTGGATCGCACAGAAACCTCAATGGGAGCACGTCTGCTCCGCCGGAGAATCGATAAGCCTTTGCTGCAACGTTCTCCTATTGAACGGCGGCTGGAAGCTGTCGACTATTTATATAACCAATTTATCGTTCGTGAAGATCTTCGGCTCGCACTGAAGGAAATTTATGATCTGGAACGACTAACCGGACGTATTGCCTTCGGCAGTGCTAATGGTCGGGATATGAATGCCCTGAAGCTGTCTCTGGCCCAGATTCCAACCTTGAAAGAGATGTGTATGGGCTCGGGTTCAGCTACGTTGAAAGAGATTGGTTCATCCATGGATGAATGTGCCGAGCTGCGTGAGGATATTGAGCGGGCTATCGTTGAAGAAGCTCCAGTTTCTATACGGGATGGCGGGATCATTCGGGCAGGCTACCATGCACGATTGGACGAGCTGAGAGAAGCGAGCAGTAACGGAAAACGCTGGATTGCCGAGCTTGAGGCGAAGGAACGTCTGGCAACCGGCATCAAGTCCCTCAAAATCGGCTACAACAAAATCTTCGGATATTATATAGAAATAACCCGTTCTCATCTCGCCTCTTTACCGGAAGGCAGGTATGAACGCAAGCAGACATTGGCGAATGCGGAGCGGTTTGTTACCCCTGAGCTGAAGGAGAAGGAAGCTCTAATTCTGGAAGCGCAGGATAAAATGACGGACTTGGAATATTCGCTTTTTACAGAGCTAAGAGATCGTTTGAGCGCTCAAATTCCACGCTTACAGAATTTAGCCGAAAAGGTAGCTGAAATCGATGTTTACCAATGCCTCGCAGCTGTAAGTGCCGAGTATCGATTTGTGAAACCTAAGCTGTCGGACGGTTACGATTTGGCCATTGAAAACGGACGCCATCCCGTTGTTGAGGCCGTTCTTAAGGACTCCGCCTTTATCGCGAATGGAAGTACCCTTAGTAAAGGCGAAGGGAACATTCTACTGATTACCGGTCCGAACATGGCTGGTAAAAGCACTTATATGCGTCAGGTTGCGCTAATTACCATCTTGGCGCAAATCGGTTGTTTTGTTCCTGCGGCAAGTGCGGAGATCCCGCTGATTGACCGGATTTTCACCCGTATCGGAGCAGCAGATGATCTCATTGGCGGACAAAGCACCTTCATGGTGGAGATGGCTGACATACAAGTCATGACCGAAAAAGCCACTCCGAGAAGCCTCATCATTATTGATGAGCTGGGGCGCGGTACCTCAACAAGCGAGGGAATGGCTATTGCTCAGGCAGTCATTGAATACGTTCATGATACGATTGCTTGCAAGGCGCTAGTTTCGACTCATTTCCATGAGTTGGCTCATTTGGAAGAAAGTTTAACTGGGTTGCGCAATTATTCGATGGCCGTACAAGAGAGCGGCGACAAGGTGAATTTCCTGCGTAAACTTGTACCCGGGGCCGCAGACAGCAGCTATGGTATCTACTGTGCCCGTCTGGCTGGGCTGCCTGAAGGGATTATTGATCGTGCTTACGGTCTACTGCAGGAAATCGAGCATGCATCTCCTGTGGGTGCTGGACCTCGAGTTTATACTGAAGGACAAGAGCGAAAGTCAGTGATGTCAGAAACATTCCCATCCGTTCCATACGGTCGATCCGTTCAGGAAGCTGCAGGCTCCTCAACAGGTCTGATAAACGAAGAAGTTAGTACGATAATAGAGTCCGCAGCAAAAGCGGCTTATGCAGAAGCAGCGGCAGCTTCGCATCCCTCACTTCCATCCACTATAGAGGATGAGGGACTCGGAGTGGTTCAACTCTCTATATTTGGAGAAGAGGAGCCGCGCAGAAACCGCAAAGGCGGTGCAATTACACCTGCTTCTACTGCTGCACACGAGTCCGCTGTTGTTCAAGAGAATCCATTCATGAAACAGATCATCGCCGCAGTAAAAGACGCAGATCTCATGAACATGACACCCCTACAGGCCATGGGTTTGCTGAATGACCTCAAGATGAAGGCAAGAGATTTATAA
- a CDS encoding outer spore coat protein CotE yields MSLNHKRQTREIITKAICGKGRKFSTATHTVTPPHHPTSILGAWIINHQYEAVAAGSGIEVIGTYDVNIWYSYDKNKQTEVAKETVSYVELIPLSYLDPRHRASTVEVSADATQEPNCVEAGVSPGGGSVTLRVEREFEAELVAETKVRVYVSDQSDDPEDKDYDFDGESFDYEDLDPDALDDEL; encoded by the coding sequence ATGTCATTGAACCATAAACGTCAAACAAGGGAGATCATTACGAAGGCGATTTGCGGCAAAGGTCGTAAGTTCTCTACCGCAACCCATACCGTAACTCCGCCGCATCATCCGACTAGTATCTTGGGGGCTTGGATTATCAACCACCAATACGAAGCGGTAGCTGCCGGAAGCGGAATCGAAGTCATCGGTACTTATGATGTGAACATCTGGTACTCGTACGACAAAAACAAGCAGACCGAAGTAGCGAAAGAAACGGTCTCCTATGTTGAGCTTATTCCACTCTCGTATTTGGATCCTAGACACCGTGCTTCCACGGTAGAGGTTTCTGCGGATGCAACGCAGGAGCCGAACTGTGTGGAAGCAGGCGTATCTCCCGGCGGAGGAAGTGTTACCCTCCGGGTAGAGCGGGAATTCGAGGCGGAGCTGGTGGCTGAGACCAAGGTCCGCGTGTACGTCAGCGATCAAAGCGATGATCCGGAGGATAAGGACTACGACTTTGACGGTGAGAGCTTCGATTATGAGGATTTGGACCCTGATGCGCTGGATGATGAGCTGTAA
- the mutL gene encoding DNA mismatch repair endonuclease MutL, producing the protein MAKIHILDEHIANQIAAGEVVERPASVVKELVENAIDAKSTVIEVSVEEGGLQSIRVKDNGSGIEADDCETAFYRHATSKIANGRDLFLITSLGFRGEALPSIAAVSKVSLLTASADDGKGRLIKIEGGKLICNEDAPSGQGTDFEVRELFFNTPARLKYMKSVQTELGHISDAMYRMALAHPDISFRFQHNGNQLLHTLGKGDLLQVIAAVYGTSAAKAMLPITAEDPDYRISGYISRPDWTRSNRNAVTTIVGGRYIRSNGLNAAVMRAYHTLLPINRYPLLVMKLDMHPSLVDVNVHPAKLEVRFSKEVELYKFVEEETRKVLLGQTLIPRPGRETIGPKGSSSFIQEQFAFQKGSKEALKESPIEQLERAKYTDSNLNKGLMTGSPAFSQQEKQSEREPFKSEPYKPSQAASQIREAGKNNSYRAPQSTYNAREVAAGIEELLAPPAGGGTGLPVFPELNYIGQHHGTYIIAQNEEGLYLIDQHAAHERINYEFYYEQFGRPADASQELLLPITLEFTPSESRQLGERLHWFEQAGVYLEHFGGQTFLVRSLPYWFPQGEEKAIIEEMAEWVLSEKTIDLAKLREKSSILCSCKASIKANHKLTEQEVDSLLTRLSACRQPYTCPHGRPILISFSAYDLEKLFKRVM; encoded by the coding sequence ATGGCTAAAATTCATATATTGGACGAGCATATTGCCAACCAGATTGCAGCTGGTGAAGTGGTCGAGCGTCCAGCTTCGGTCGTAAAGGAATTGGTGGAGAACGCGATTGATGCTAAGAGTACTGTTATTGAGGTCTCTGTGGAGGAAGGTGGTCTACAGAGTATCCGTGTGAAGGATAATGGTTCGGGGATAGAGGCGGATGATTGCGAGACTGCTTTTTATCGACATGCCACAAGTAAAATCGCGAATGGACGCGATCTGTTCCTGATTACAAGCCTGGGCTTCCGCGGGGAGGCTTTACCCAGTATTGCCGCCGTATCCAAGGTCTCGCTGTTGACAGCTAGTGCGGATGATGGAAAGGGCAGGCTGATCAAGATTGAGGGCGGCAAGCTGATTTGTAATGAAGATGCTCCTTCCGGGCAAGGAACCGACTTTGAGGTACGGGAGTTATTCTTCAATACACCGGCAAGATTGAAATATATGAAAAGCGTTCAGACGGAGCTGGGGCATATTTCGGATGCCATGTACCGGATGGCGCTGGCACATCCAGACATCTCCTTCAGGTTCCAGCATAACGGCAACCAGCTCCTCCATACTTTGGGTAAAGGGGATTTGCTGCAGGTGATTGCCGCAGTATACGGAACTTCAGCAGCGAAGGCCATGTTGCCAATCACAGCCGAAGATCCCGACTACCGGATTTCCGGTTATATCAGCCGTCCCGATTGGACACGTTCAAATCGCAATGCAGTAACAACAATAGTAGGTGGGCGTTATATTCGAAGCAACGGATTGAACGCAGCGGTGATGCGTGCGTATCATACCTTATTGCCAATTAACCGCTATCCATTGCTTGTTATGAAGCTGGACATGCATCCTTCTCTAGTTGACGTTAACGTTCATCCAGCCAAACTGGAGGTCCGATTCAGCAAGGAAGTGGAATTGTACAAGTTCGTTGAAGAGGAGACCCGAAAGGTATTATTAGGTCAGACTCTAATTCCCCGACCAGGCAGAGAAACGATCGGCCCTAAGGGAAGCTCATCTTTTATACAGGAGCAATTCGCTTTTCAGAAGGGTTCAAAAGAGGCGTTGAAAGAGAGCCCAATAGAGCAGCTTGAACGTGCGAAATACACGGACTCAAACCTGAATAAAGGACTCATGACAGGGTCACCAGCTTTTTCACAACAGGAAAAACAAAGTGAAAGAGAACCCTTCAAATCAGAACCATATAAACCATCCCAAGCTGCTTCGCAAATTCGCGAAGCAGGGAAAAACAACAGCTATCGTGCTCCTCAGTCCACTTACAATGCGCGCGAAGTGGCTGCGGGAATTGAAGAACTGTTGGCACCTCCTGCCGGTGGAGGCACGGGACTTCCGGTATTCCCAGAACTGAATTATATCGGACAGCATCACGGGACCTATATTATCGCCCAGAATGAGGAAGGCTTATATTTAATAGATCAGCATGCCGCTCATGAACGAATTAATTATGAATTTTATTATGAGCAATTTGGACGGCCGGCAGATGCGTCTCAAGAGCTTTTATTGCCGATAACACTTGAGTTCACTCCATCTGAAAGCCGCCAACTTGGAGAACGTTTGCATTGGTTTGAGCAGGCCGGTGTGTACTTGGAGCATTTCGGGGGTCAGACGTTTCTTGTCCGTTCCTTGCCTTATTGGTTCCCTCAAGGAGAGGAGAAGGCGATTATCGAAGAAATGGCAGAGTGGGTGCTTAGTGAGAAAACCATCGATCTGGCCAAGCTTCGTGAAAAGTCATCTATACTATGCTCCTGTAAAGCATCCATTAAAGCAAATCACAAGCTCACAGAACAGGAAGTAGACAGTTTATTAACCCGATTGTCTGCTTGCAGGCAGCCCTATACTTGTCCGCATGGACGTCCGATTCTGATTTCTTTCTCTGCCTATGATCTGGAAAAATTATTCAAGCGGGTCATGTGA
- a CDS encoding aromatic acid exporter family protein — protein MGFRIIKTAAATLMSILIAAAVGIPNAQSAGLLAILGVEVTRKRSLRTITARFLASVVGLLFGCILFWLLGFHYWVLGVFVLFGFPLIVRSGFKEGIVTSSVIVFRVFGQAEISLHVLLQQVELLIIGLGSAGLINLIYMPKTEGTMYRIRKEVDGAFSVIFSQMARTLHDPHYVWDGKELITANGAVQQGLRAAEREMENHVIHPDEAWNVYFYMRKEQLESIQVMMQLLSQVYQCFPHGEMVADLFDQLSGDVLAEEYTGRTEHLLEALEKEFQKMELPSSREEFEVRSAILQLCRELELYLKIAKRYKMPVANKTANRGWVKRKGSL, from the coding sequence ATGGGTTTTCGCATTATTAAAACAGCGGCTGCAACGTTAATGTCCATATTGATTGCGGCTGCTGTAGGTATACCCAATGCGCAGAGCGCTGGGCTTTTAGCTATTTTGGGTGTGGAAGTCACCCGTAAAAGGAGTCTCCGGACGATAACTGCTCGGTTTTTAGCCTCGGTTGTGGGTCTCCTTTTCGGGTGCATTCTATTCTGGCTTTTGGGGTTCCACTATTGGGTGCTTGGGGTGTTTGTACTGTTCGGGTTTCCGCTTATTGTCCGATCCGGCTTCAAAGAAGGAATTGTCACAAGCTCGGTTATCGTCTTTCGCGTATTTGGACAAGCTGAGATCTCCCTACATGTACTGCTGCAGCAGGTGGAGCTATTAATTATCGGACTTGGTTCTGCCGGTTTGATTAATTTGATCTACATGCCAAAGACCGAAGGTACAATGTATCGGATTCGCAAAGAGGTAGATGGAGCGTTTTCCGTTATATTCAGTCAGATGGCTCGTACACTTCATGATCCTCATTATGTATGGGATGGTAAAGAGTTGATTACTGCAAATGGGGCTGTACAGCAGGGGTTGAGGGCAGCGGAAAGAGAAATGGAGAATCACGTCATCCATCCCGATGAAGCGTGGAATGTATATTTTTATATGCGAAAAGAGCAGTTGGAATCCATCCAGGTTATGATGCAGCTGTTATCCCAGGTATATCAATGTTTTCCGCACGGGGAAATGGTGGCCGATCTATTCGACCAGCTTAGCGGGGATGTATTGGCAGAGGAATATACAGGGCGGACAGAACATCTGCTGGAGGCGCTTGAAAAAGAGTTTCAAAAGATGGAACTGCCTTCCTCCCGTGAGGAGTTTGAGGTTAGATCTGCTATTCTGCAGCTGTGCCGAGAGCTGGAACTCTATCTGAAAATCGCGAAGCGTTATAAAATGCCCGTCGCGAACAAGACTGCGAATCGAGGCTGGGTTAAGAGAAAAGGTTCCTTATAA
- the miaA gene encoding tRNA (adenosine(37)-N6)-dimethylallyltransferase MiaA — protein sequence MTTEVKPKLLVLLGPTAVGKTRLSLELAAAYDAEIISGDSMQVYREMDIGTAKITPEEMQGIPHHLMDIHDPQDSYSAAEFQDQATKAIEDIRARGKLPFIVGGTGLYIESLCYGFRFSEAVADEAFRKEQDEYAEEHGALALHARLEAVDPISAARLHPNDRRRIIRALEIHHQTDTTLSSSHAAQKKESPYELCIIGLTMDRKMLYKRIEDRIDQMLEDGLVDEVRTLLERGYGRGLVSMQGLGYKEIAAYLEGETTYEEAVTLLKRDTRRFAKRQLSWFRHMKEIEWIDVGEEQNFSGNFEKIRDIIAGKFLSGLEYTSEQSN from the coding sequence TTGACAACTGAAGTAAAACCTAAGCTGCTGGTACTTTTGGGACCCACTGCTGTTGGTAAGACGAGACTGAGCTTAGAGCTTGCAGCCGCATACGATGCTGAGATTATCTCAGGTGATTCGATGCAGGTGTACCGTGAAATGGATATAGGAACAGCCAAAATCACTCCCGAGGAGATGCAAGGGATTCCGCATCATTTAATGGATATTCATGATCCGCAGGATTCCTACTCGGCGGCTGAATTTCAGGATCAGGCAACCAAAGCCATTGAAGATATCCGAGCAAGAGGGAAGCTCCCCTTTATTGTTGGAGGTACCGGACTTTATATTGAGTCCTTATGTTACGGATTCCGTTTCTCGGAAGCAGTGGCAGATGAGGCCTTTCGTAAGGAGCAGGACGAATACGCGGAGGAGCACGGAGCTCTTGCTTTACACGCCCGATTAGAAGCTGTTGACCCGATCAGTGCGGCCCGTCTGCACCCAAATGACCGCCGTAGAATCATACGTGCTCTAGAGATTCACCATCAGACAGATACGACACTTTCATCCTCTCATGCTGCCCAAAAGAAGGAGTCTCCGTACGAGCTGTGCATCATCGGTTTGACAATGGACCGGAAAATGCTATATAAACGTATTGAAGACCGAATTGATCAAATGCTGGAAGATGGACTTGTAGATGAAGTGAGAACTCTGCTTGAACGCGGCTACGGCAGGGGGCTTGTGTCCATGCAGGGACTGGGCTACAAGGAAATTGCGGCATACCTCGAGGGCGAAACTACCTATGAGGAGGCTGTGACACTTCTTAAACGCGATACTCGCCGATTCGCCAAAAGACAGCTGTCATGGTTTCGTCACATGAAGGAAATTGAGTGGATCGATGTTGGTGAAGAGCAAAACTTTTCTGGGAATTTTGAAAAAATACGTGATATAATAGCAGGAAAGTTTCTCTCAGGTCTTGAATATACTTCTGAACAATCTAATTGA
- a CDS encoding HD-GYP domain-containing protein produces MGNSNKTYIGKQLGLDLFNDKGVFVLPAMTLLNTEHIRLLDQHHIFLDNHDIIEIESEAFFHIAVDDCTTAMEMIFDQIKFTKKVPINELRSEVIPFINKVSEKNDFYGMLSALQSKDDYTYRHNIAVGILSTLLGKWLKMDPEELGMLTIAATLHDIGKIMIPAEILTKPGPLSDEEFELMKRHTTIGYELIRDTVGTDHMQALVALQHHERMDGSGYPFGVLGHRITDYSKIVAVADVFHAMTSDRLYRKASPLYEVLKQMGDSAFGKLDPYICRVFMDKLMQSMIGNEVELTDGRIGRIIMILPHDPIRPLVNIADDFIDLSKERKLGIIKVFPK; encoded by the coding sequence ATGGGAAATAGCAATAAGACGTATATCGGCAAACAGCTTGGATTGGATCTATTCAATGACAAGGGAGTATTTGTTTTACCTGCTATGACCCTGTTAAATACAGAGCATATCCGCTTGCTTGATCAGCATCATATCTTTTTGGACAACCATGATATTATCGAAATAGAAAGCGAAGCCTTCTTTCATATCGCTGTGGATGACTGTACGACTGCCATGGAAATGATCTTTGACCAGATTAAATTTACTAAAAAAGTGCCTATTAATGAACTTCGGTCAGAGGTCATACCTTTTATTAATAAGGTCTCGGAAAAAAATGATTTTTACGGAATGTTATCAGCGCTCCAATCCAAAGATGATTATACATACAGGCACAATATCGCGGTTGGCATCTTATCTACACTTCTCGGTAAATGGCTCAAAATGGATCCCGAAGAGCTGGGTATGCTGACTATTGCCGCAACGCTGCATGATATCGGAAAGATCATGATTCCGGCTGAAATTTTGACCAAACCCGGTCCGTTGTCGGATGAAGAATTCGAATTAATGAAGAGACATACAACTATAGGCTATGAATTAATCAGGGACACGGTGGGGACAGACCATATGCAGGCGCTGGTAGCCCTTCAGCATCATGAAAGAATGGATGGAAGCGGGTATCCGTTTGGGGTACTTGGACATCGAATTACGGACTATAGCAAAATTGTAGCTGTCGCAGATGTGTTCCATGCAATGACCTCAGACCGTTTATATCGTAAAGCATCACCGCTGTATGAGGTACTTAAGCAGATGGGAGATAGTGCCTTCGGCAAGCTTGATCCTTATATTTGCCGAGTCTTTATGGACAAGCTGATGCAGTCGATGATAGGCAATGAGGTAGAACTGACAGACGGCAGGATCGGCCGAATCATCATGATTCTTCCGCATGATCCTATTCGCCCGCTTGTAAATATCGCAGATGATTTTATTGATTTAAGTAAAGAGAGAAAGCTCGGAATCATAAAAGTATTCCCGAAATAG